In a single window of the Streptomyces sp. HUAS ZL42 genome:
- a CDS encoding sugar isomerase domain-containing protein, which yields MSAESVSAETFARESLAVLHRLTESARDDVTRAAALIADCVRADGVVQAFGTGHSQALVLELAGRAGGFVPTNRLSIADLVLHGGDAPSALDDPLLEREPGVAARLYDLAAPHPQDLFVVISNSGVNNVVVEMALHAKNQGHSLLAITSLAHTRAVPAAHPSGRKLADLADVVLDNAAPRGDALLPLPGGGAVCALSTLTGVLLVQMVVAEATALLLAEGARPPVYVSANVPGGFEGNLELEKRYAGRIRRNAS from the coding sequence GTGTCCGCCGAGTCCGTGAGCGCCGAGACCTTCGCGCGCGAGAGCCTGGCCGTCCTCCACCGCCTCACCGAGTCCGCCCGCGACGACGTGACCCGCGCGGCCGCGCTGATCGCCGACTGCGTGCGCGCGGACGGCGTCGTCCAGGCCTTCGGCACCGGCCACTCCCAGGCCCTCGTCCTCGAACTCGCGGGCCGCGCGGGCGGCTTCGTGCCCACGAACCGGCTGAGCATCGCCGACCTCGTCCTCCACGGCGGCGACGCCCCGAGCGCCCTCGACGACCCGCTCCTGGAGCGCGAGCCCGGGGTGGCGGCACGCCTCTACGACCTGGCCGCGCCCCACCCCCAGGACCTCTTCGTCGTCATCTCCAACTCGGGCGTCAACAACGTGGTCGTGGAGATGGCCCTGCACGCCAAGAACCAAGGCCACAGCCTCCTCGCCATCACCTCGCTCGCCCACACCCGGGCCGTCCCCGCCGCCCACCCCAGCGGCAGGAAGCTCGCCGACCTCGCCGACGTCGTCCTCGACAACGCGGCCCCGCGCGGCGACGCCCTCCTCCCCCTCCCCGGCGGCGGCGCGGTCTGCGCCCTGTCCACGCTGACCGGCGTGCTGCTGGTCCAGATGGTCGTCGCGGAGGCCACCGCCCTCCTCCTCGCCGAGGGCGCGCGCCCTCCGGTCTATGTGTCGGCGAACGTGCCCGGTGGCTTCGAGGGCAACTTGGAACTGGAGAAGCGGTACGCCGGACGGATCCGGCGCAACGCGAGCTGA
- a CDS encoding MurR/RpiR family transcriptional regulator, giving the protein MPSTDVTTLIRTELPRLAGSLRKVGELILADPAAVTHCSAAELGRRTGTSQATVTRFCRAIGLDSYQHLLIELAQERGRGEVSDWGSAEIGPGISPDDDLERVVQVVGSADLRAVQQTIDRIDLDAIERAAQAAARARRIDVYGVGGSGAMAQETETRLFRIGCAVRGWTEVHAATTSAALLTPADVAVGISHSGATREAVEPFELAKERGATTVAITADPRSPLARTADIRLISSSSETSFRTGSIGARHSVLVLIDCLYVRVAQLSYQRASASLALTDHIAGQHAVKGRRAR; this is encoded by the coding sequence ATGCCCTCGACCGACGTCACCACCCTGATCCGCACCGAACTGCCGCGCCTCGCCGGCTCCCTGCGGAAGGTCGGCGAGCTGATCCTGGCGGATCCGGCCGCCGTCACCCACTGCTCGGCCGCCGAGCTGGGCCGCCGCACCGGCACCTCCCAGGCGACGGTCACCCGCTTCTGCCGTGCGATCGGCCTCGACTCCTACCAGCATCTGCTGATCGAGCTGGCCCAGGAGCGCGGCCGCGGCGAGGTCTCCGACTGGGGCAGCGCGGAGATCGGCCCCGGCATCTCCCCCGACGACGACCTCGAGCGGGTCGTCCAGGTGGTGGGCAGCGCGGACCTGCGGGCGGTGCAGCAGACGATCGACCGGATCGACCTCGACGCGATCGAGCGCGCCGCGCAGGCCGCGGCCCGTGCCCGCCGCATCGACGTCTACGGCGTGGGCGGCAGCGGTGCGATGGCCCAGGAGACCGAGACGCGGCTCTTCCGCATCGGCTGCGCGGTGCGCGGCTGGACCGAGGTGCACGCGGCCACCACCTCCGCCGCCCTGCTCACTCCGGCGGACGTCGCCGTCGGCATCTCCCACTCCGGTGCGACCCGCGAGGCCGTCGAGCCCTTCGAGCTCGCCAAGGAGCGTGGCGCGACGACCGTGGCGATCACCGCCGATCCGCGCTCCCCGCTGGCCCGCACCGCCGACATCCGGCTCATCTCGTCCTCCTCGGAGACCAGCTTCCGCACCGGCAGCATCGGCGCCCGCCACTCCGTGCTGGTGCTCATCGACTGCCTCTACGTCCGTGTCGCCCAGCTCTCCTACCAGCGCGCCAGCGCCTCACTCGCGCTCACGGACCACATCGCGGGGCAGCATGCGGTGAAGGGCCGCCGGGCACGCTGA
- a CDS encoding N-acetylglucosamine kinase translates to MNNDFNQDYVVGLDAGGTRTRAVLAVARDGSVRGEGTAGPGNALTVPVPRLTEHLAEAVARAVPEALRGCVVAVAGGFAGAARTADEPGRVRAQSALSAALRRLGIAAISVEIHSDIEAAFASAPGHPADGLALVAGTGAVAARISGRVCTTTAGGDGWLLGDDGSGFWIGREAARAALRAADGRGRPTALAAAVGRALGLPRDVLPAEGVPGDVPPGEVSLGDAVVGSYGRAGGERWTRAQRAAYRMHLLPAVMDRPPVQLASLAPLVTEAAQSKDALAEAILDKAADHLADTVEALEPRPGERLVMTGGLLGPEGPLTAPLTDRLRPLGLTVHRVTDGCAGAVALARLAHTAQL, encoded by the coding sequence ATGAATAATGATTTCAACCAGGATTACGTCGTGGGTCTCGATGCCGGCGGCACCCGCACGCGGGCCGTCCTGGCGGTTGCCCGCGACGGCAGCGTGCGGGGCGAGGGCACGGCGGGGCCGGGCAACGCCCTGACCGTCCCGGTGCCCCGGCTGACCGAGCATCTCGCCGAGGCGGTGGCCCGGGCCGTGCCGGAGGCGCTGCGCGGCTGCGTGGTGGCGGTGGCCGGCGGGTTCGCGGGCGCCGCCCGCACCGCGGACGAACCCGGCCGGGTCAGGGCGCAGTCCGCGCTCTCCGCCGCGCTGCGGCGCCTGGGCATCGCCGCCATCTCGGTCGAGATCCACAGCGACATCGAGGCCGCGTTCGCCTCCGCGCCCGGCCACCCCGCCGACGGCCTCGCGCTGGTGGCCGGCACCGGAGCGGTCGCCGCCCGCATCAGCGGACGTGTGTGCACGACGACCGCGGGTGGCGACGGCTGGCTGCTCGGCGACGACGGCAGCGGCTTCTGGATCGGCCGCGAGGCGGCCCGCGCGGCACTGCGCGCCGCCGACGGCCGGGGGCGGCCGACCGCACTGGCCGCCGCGGTCGGGCGGGCCCTGGGGCTGCCGCGGGATGTGCTGCCGGCCGAGGGAGTACCGGGAGACGTGCCGCCGGGCGAGGTCTCGCTGGGCGACGCCGTCGTGGGCTCGTACGGCCGTGCAGGCGGCGAGCGGTGGACGCGCGCCCAGCGTGCGGCCTACCGCATGCACCTGCTGCCCGCGGTCATGGACCGCCCGCCGGTCCAGCTCGCGAGCCTCGCGCCGCTGGTGACCGAGGCCGCCCAGAGCAAGGACGCCCTCGCCGAGGCGATCCTGGACAAGGCCGCCGATCATCTCGCCGACACGGTCGAGGCGTTGGAGCCCCGGCCGGGCGAGCGGCTCGTCATGACCGGGGGACTGCTCGGTCCTGAAGGTCCGCTGACGGCTCCCCTGACCGACCGTCTGCGGCCCCTCGGACTCACGGTCCACCGGGTGACGGACGGGTGCGCCGGAGCGGTGGCGCTGGCCCGGCTCGCGCACACCGCCCAGCTCTGA
- a CDS encoding glycosyl hydrolase produces MVVDTFTQDKVGRVSKRFRRRLEEDTISTPPPLRFGVNYTPRRGWFHSWHDFDPRQAREDLAQIAGLGLDHVRVFHLWPLLQPNRTLIRAAAVDQLTQLVDLAGEFGLDVLVDGVQGHLSSFDFYPAWTRTWHHRNVFTDPDAIEAQAGLLRTLGRALAGRPNLIGLQLGNELNNLVEHNPVTAAEVDHYLDSLLAAARDGLGEGGGLVTHSAYDAAWYDDDHPFTPQASARKGDLTTVHPWVFTGDCARRYGPRSPQVLHLAEYGVELAKAYATDPARPVWVQETGAPEPHIPAADAPDFARATLLNAAGCTDLWGVTWWCSHDVDHDLADYPELEYTLGLFDSAGRTKPIAKTLSETINELRTSPRSPQARKTALVLDCTPSTRSVSGPGGAFFEEWMRLRTEGARPAVVPAGRAEDTGYLAARGIMEPVRVG; encoded by the coding sequence ATGGTGGTTGATACATTCACACAGGACAAGGTTGGAAGGGTTTCGAAGAGGTTCCGAAGGCGACTCGAGGAGGACACCATCAGTACGCCCCCGCCGCTCCGCTTCGGCGTCAACTACACCCCTCGTCGGGGCTGGTTCCACTCCTGGCACGACTTCGATCCGCGGCAGGCGCGGGAGGACCTGGCACAGATCGCCGGGCTGGGCCTGGACCACGTCCGGGTCTTCCACCTCTGGCCGCTCCTCCAGCCGAACCGTACTCTCATCCGGGCCGCCGCCGTCGACCAGCTGACCCAACTGGTCGATCTTGCTGGCGAGTTCGGTCTCGATGTGCTAGTGGACGGCGTGCAGGGCCATCTGTCGAGCTTCGACTTCTACCCGGCGTGGACCCGCACCTGGCACCACCGCAACGTGTTCACGGACCCCGACGCGATCGAGGCGCAGGCCGGCCTGCTGCGCACGCTCGGGCGCGCCCTGGCCGGCCGTCCGAACCTCATCGGACTGCAGCTCGGCAACGAGCTGAACAACCTGGTCGAACACAACCCGGTGACGGCGGCCGAGGTGGACCACTACCTCGACTCACTGCTGGCCGCCGCCCGGGACGGCCTCGGCGAGGGCGGCGGCCTGGTCACGCACTCCGCCTACGACGCCGCCTGGTACGACGACGACCACCCCTTCACCCCGCAGGCCTCCGCCCGCAAGGGCGATCTGACCACCGTCCACCCGTGGGTGTTCACCGGCGACTGCGCCCGCCGCTACGGCCCGCGCTCACCGCAGGTGCTGCACCTCGCCGAGTACGGCGTGGAGCTCGCCAAGGCCTACGCCACCGACCCCGCTCGCCCGGTCTGGGTGCAGGAGACCGGAGCACCCGAACCCCACATCCCCGCCGCCGACGCCCCGGACTTCGCCCGCGCGACCCTGCTGAACGCGGCCGGCTGCACGGACCTGTGGGGCGTGACCTGGTGGTGCTCCCACGACGTCGACCACGACCTGGCCGACTACCCCGAACTCGAGTACACGCTGGGCCTGTTCGACTCGGCGGGCCGCACCAAGCCCATCGCGAAGACCCTCTCCGAAACGATCAACGAGCTGCGCACGAGTCCGCGGTCGCCGCAGGCACGGAAGACGGCTCTGGTTCTGGACTGCACACCGAGCACACGCTCGGTGTCGGGTCCGGGCGGGGCCTTCTTCGAGGAGTGGATGCGCCTGCGGACGGAGGGCGCACGTCCGGCGGTGGTGCCGGCGGGACGGGCGGAGGACACGGGGTACTTGGCGGCGCGGGGAATCATGGAGCCGGTGCGGGTGGGATGA